The nucleotide sequence CGGGTCGCCCATGGCGGAGGCCGTCGAGGTGAGGTTGGAACTGGAGGGTCACCGGTTCTTTCCCGGTGATCCCGTCGTCCTGTCCTTGCGCGTGCGGAACGGCACCGACGCTCCGACGGTGCTGACCTGGCCAACCACGCAGCGGTACGAATTCGTGGTCGAACGCGCGGGCCAGCGGGTGTGGACCTGGTCCGAAGGGCGCGCGTTCGCCGAGATGCTGGTCGACCAGACGCTGGGTCC is from Armatimonadota bacterium and encodes:
- a CDS encoding BsuPI-related putative proteinase inhibitor codes for the protein MAGRGPLPIDFGSPMAEAVEVRLELEGHRFFPGDPVVLSLRVRNGTDAPTVLTWPTTQRYEFVVERAGQRVWTWSEGRAFAEMLVDQTLGPRAETVFREVWRTADPGRYRARGILTSAPPRASAWVDFEVVPEPME